TAGAGATGTTCCAGGAAGCGGCGCAGGGTGATCGGCGGAAGGTTGGCGATTGCCCCGCCCACCCCGCCGATGGGTCCGGCAGCCGGGTGGTCATATCCGGCCAGTATCTCCTCAACATAGTCGGGCAGGAGTTCAACATCGTCATCAAGGAAAAAGATAATATCACCGTTTGCCAGGGCAACCCCGGCGTTGCGCGAGGCGGTCAGGCCCGGGCTTGTTTTCCGGTGATAGACACACTCAATTCCCGCGGCCCGGCATTCCCGCTCCATGGGAAAGCCGCCCAGATTGCCGTCATCGACCACGATCAGCTGGTCGGGGAGGCGGGTCTGGGCGAGGATCGAGCGAATGCATACCCGGATGTCATCGGGCCGGTTGTAAGTGGGGATGATGATACTTGTCCTGACCATGGTCGAATGCTCCTGGCTGATCATCGGCCTGTTCGCGCTGTTTTGTTGTCCCTGACCCCGGCCAGGGCCTTTTGCAGCATCCGCCGGTCTCCGGCGTTGAGGATAAAGAAATAGGCGACCGGGGTAAAGAGGACGACCTGCAGGATGCCGAACAGGGCCATGTTCAGATAATCGGGCCGCAGATAGCCGTGGATAAAGAACAGATAGGCGAGCAACGGCACCAGGGTCTTGAGCGAGGTAAACAACATGGTCTTAATATAATATTCGGACAAGGGCAGGGCAATGGTCCGGCAGGCCAGAACCGGCTGGACCAGCAGTTTGAAGAACAACATCTCGATTGCCGTACCCATGGCAACCCCGATTATTCCGTAGTACCGGACCAGGATAAGGCTCAAGACAAGGTTGGCTATCCCTTCGCCAATGTTCTGCAATGTATAGTAATGGTGTTTGGAGATGCCGTACAACAGGGTAACAGTGGTATGCTGCATTATTTCGAGAATCGCCGGGCCGCAGAGGATAAGGGCCACGGTAAAACTCTGCTCAAAGCCGGGCCCCATCCAGCGGTCGATGAACACCTTGCCGTAAAAGGGGATGCTGATGCCCACGAACAGCGAGATTATGATGTTCAGCCTGGAGATATCCAGGAATTTGCTGCGGATTGAATCAAAGTCGTTCTTGCCCTCGTAATGGCTGAAGATCGGTGCGGTTATATTCATGCCGCTGAGGATGAATTCGCTGAAAAGCTGGACCAGGCGGGCGCCCACCTGATAGTAGGTGACCAGGCTCAGGCCGAGGGAGCCGGCGATGATCATGGAATCGACGCGAAAGCGCAGGATATCGGCTATTTCCGAGATAAAGGTCTTGCCGCCGTAGGCGAACAGCTGCCGTATCCGGTCCCGGCGCAGGCCGGCCCGGGTTATTGCCAGGCCGGGACAGGCCCTGAAGCAGAAGATAACGAGCAGTCCGTACTCGATAAGACCGCCGAGCAGGGAAAGCACGGCCATGGTGAGCAGTCCGTAGCCCATCTTGAGCAGGACGTAGAGAACAATGTTGGTCAGGAACAGGCGGACCACATTGGCGATGGCGGTGAGATCATAGCGGACCAGGGCGTTAAGGACCCCGCGGAAGGTCCGGATGGGTAGCCCGGCGGCCGCGCTTATTCCCAGGATGACCAGGAGTTGCTGGAAGAGCAGGGTATCAGGCGTGGAGCCGGCAAATATCGGCCACAGGGCCGCGGCAACAAGGGAAAGCGCCAGGGCGACCAGGCTGAACCCGGAAAAGAGAAAAAAGGCGGAACTGGCGACCAGGTTGATCTCCTGATGGTCGTTCCGGCTCAATGCCCGGGAAACATACCGGGTAACCGCTGACGAGAGGCCCAGGTCGAGCAGGCCGTAGTAGCCGATGAAGGTGCCGACCAGGACCCAGGCGCCGTAATGCCGGTCACCCAGGGAATGGATGATCAGCGGCATCATTATGAAGGAG
Above is a window of Desulfobacterales bacterium DNA encoding:
- a CDS encoding oligosaccharide flippase family protein; translation: MSSKGGRLIKGSTLQVTGFVIKLGISFIMMPLIIHSLGDRHYGAWVLVGTFIGYYGLLDLGLSSAVTRYVSRALSRNDHQEINLVASSAFFLFSGFSLVALALSLVAAALWPIFAGSTPDTLLFQQLLVILGISAAAGLPIRTFRGVLNALVRYDLTAIANVVRLFLTNIVLYVLLKMGYGLLTMAVLSLLGGLIEYGLLVIFCFRACPGLAITRAGLRRDRIRQLFAYGGKTFISEIADILRFRVDSMIIAGSLGLSLVTYYQVGARLVQLFSEFILSGMNITAPIFSHYEGKNDFDSIRSKFLDISRLNIIISLFVGISIPFYGKVFIDRWMGPGFEQSFTVALILCGPAILEIMQHTTVTLLYGISKHHYYTLQNIGEGIANLVLSLILVRYYGIIGVAMGTAIEMLFFKLLVQPVLACRTIALPLSEYYIKTMLFTSLKTLVPLLAYLFFIHGYLRPDYLNMALFGILQVVLFTPVAYFFILNAGDRRMLQKALAGVRDNKTARTGR